The Pseudomonas sp. FP2309 genome has a window encoding:
- the ubiG gene encoding bifunctional 2-polyprenyl-6-hydroxyphenol methylase/3-demethylubiquinol 3-O-methyltransferase UbiG yields MSNVDHAEIAKFEALAHRWWDRESEFKPLHDINPLRVNWIDERVNLAGKKVLDVGCGGGILSEAMALRGATVMGIDMGEAPLAVAQLHQLESGVSVEYRQITAEALAEEMPEQFDVVTCLEMLEHVPDPSSVIRACFRMVKPGGQVFFSTINRNPKAYLFAIIGAEYIMKLLPRGTHDFKKFIRPSELGAWSRQAGLTVKDIIGLTYNPLTKHYKLASDVDVNYMIQTLREE; encoded by the coding sequence ATGAGCAACGTCGACCACGCCGAAATCGCTAAATTCGAAGCCCTGGCTCACCGCTGGTGGGACCGTGAAAGCGAGTTCAAACCTCTGCACGACATCAACCCGCTGCGGGTCAACTGGATTGACGAACGCGTCAACCTGGCCGGCAAGAAAGTGCTGGATGTGGGCTGCGGCGGCGGCATTCTCAGCGAGGCCATGGCCCTGCGCGGCGCCACGGTGATGGGCATCGACATGGGCGAAGCGCCGCTGGCCGTGGCCCAACTGCACCAGTTGGAGTCCGGCGTGAGCGTGGAATACCGCCAGATCACCGCCGAAGCATTGGCCGAGGAAATGCCCGAGCAGTTCGACGTGGTCACCTGCCTTGAGATGCTCGAACACGTGCCGGACCCGTCCTCAGTGATCCGCGCCTGTTTCCGTATGGTCAAGCCCGGCGGCCAGGTGTTTTTCTCCACCATCAACAGGAACCCCAAGGCCTACCTGTTCGCGATCATCGGCGCCGAATACATCATGAAGCTGCTGCCGCGCGGCACCCACGACTTCAAAAAATTCATCCGCCCGTCCGAGTTGGGTGCGTGGAGCCGCCAGGCCGGTTTGACCGTCAAGGACATCATCGGCCTGACCTACAACCCGCTGACCAAGCACTACAAGCTGGCCAGCGACGTTGACGTGAACTACATGATCCAGACCCTGCGCGAGGAGTAA